From Wolbachia endosymbiont (group A) of Longitarsus flavicornis, the proteins below share one genomic window:
- the ffh gene encoding signal recognition particle protein, with protein sequence MFKSLTESLNSVFSKLRGKSIISEDDFNLAMREIRIALIEADVSLEVAKKFINDIKDKVIGEKVIKSVSPAQMIIKIVQDNLVAVLGSEKSDLNLAVKPPAVIMMVGLQGAGKTTTSGKLALKLKKQKKKVMLASLDIYRPAAQKQLEVLGKQIDVQTLSIVINEEPIAITKRALAAAKNDNYDVLILDTAGRLHIDNNMMNELKAVKEIASPTEVILVADAMIGQDAVNIAKSFNEVIGVTGIILTRVDGDARGGAALSMKMIADCPIKFIACGEKLSDLDDFYPDRIAKRILSMGDVVSLVEKAAEIVGQEEIDKLQKKVKKGKFDLNDLVGMLKTLSKMDGISNIMKFFPSSFTKKLSSSVPDDNKVKKYIAIINSMTEKERQNPDILNGKRRLRISKGSGTSVTDVNLLIKKYNQMSPMVNKFSKVDHSKLKESDLMDMLSRK encoded by the coding sequence ATGTTTAAGTCGTTAACCGAAAGTTTAAATTCTGTATTTAGTAAACTAAGAGGAAAGTCAATCATTTCTGAAGATGATTTTAATCTTGCCATGCGTGAAATACGCATAGCCTTAATTGAAGCTGACGTTTCACTTGAAGTTGCAAAAAAATTCATCAACGACATTAAAGATAAAGTGATTGGGGAAAAAGTCATAAAAAGCGTTTCTCCAGCACAAATGATAATCAAAATTGTGCAGGATAATTTAGTTGCAGTTCTCGGATCAGAGAAAAGTGACTTAAATCTAGCAGTTAAACCCCCTGCTGTGATTATGATGGTGGGCTTACAAGGTGCAGGTAAAACAACCACCTCAGGAAAGCTTGCTTTAAAGCTAAAAAAGCAAAAGAAAAAAGTGATGCTTGCCTCTTTAGACATTTATAGGCCGGCTGCCCAGAAACAACTTGAGGTGCTGGGTAAACAAATAGACGTACAAACTTTATCTATAGTAATAAATGAGGAGCCTATTGCAATTACAAAAAGGGCACTGGCAGCAGCAAAGAACGATAATTATGATGTATTAATACTAGACACTGCAGGCAGGCTTCATATTGACAATAATATGATGAATGAGTTGAAAGCCGTAAAGGAAATAGCTTCACCTACAGAAGTTATTTTAGTAGCCGACGCAATGATAGGCCAGGATGCGGTCAACATTGCCAAATCATTCAATGAGGTAATAGGTGTAACCGGCATTATTCTTACCCGTGTTGATGGTGATGCACGTGGTGGTGCTGCTCTTTCTATGAAAATGATCGCCGATTGTCCAATTAAATTTATTGCTTGTGGTGAAAAATTAAGTGACCTCGATGATTTTTATCCCGATAGAATTGCAAAAAGGATACTTAGCATGGGTGATGTTGTCTCATTGGTTGAAAAAGCTGCTGAGATTGTTGGTCAGGAAGAAATTGATAAGTTACAAAAGAAAGTAAAAAAGGGTAAATTCGACCTAAACGACCTAGTGGGAATGTTAAAAACTCTGAGTAAAATGGATGGCATTAGCAACATAATGAAATTCTTTCCTAGTTCATTCACAAAAAAGCTAAGTAGCAGTGTGCCAGATGACAATAAAGTGAAAAAATATATAGCCATCATAAACTCAATGACTGAAAAAGAAAGGCAAAATCCAGATATTTTAAATGGCAAAAGAAGACTTAGAATTTCTAAGGGGTCCGGAACAAGTGTAACTGACGTTAATCTTCTGATTAAGAAGTACAATCAAATGAGCCCTATGGTAAATAAGTTCAGTAAAGTTGACCATAGTAAACTCAAAGAATCTGATTTGATGGATATGCTGAGCAGAAAGTGA
- a CDS encoding proton-conducting transporter membrane subunit: protein MQLYKSSLLLLLTVLIVIVLKLPENLSIAVNWSLPILDFDLSFRTILISFLSVAFLAVLPAQNLTFSEMLSFAAYTISSLYAVLSEHMILVIIFCELMTVSAFFIIAASCRDSGPAIRYACVHFFVGVILIAGLALQSTNLIILGLLINCACFPFSFWVVDAYPAASLHGTTYLSLFTTKVSFLVMLLHTYNLWQDCTEMLALVGAITAIYSIIFASLEQNIRRFLCYNIVGQMGLLIIAGGLLSPSEKAIPILILHIIFSLVYQSLLFVVSNSIISRTKTISFNGVGKLMSVEGMCAIIAILTMAAFPGTAGFISKSYITAEIEASGANLEVYKNLYKTLNLLLYLSVGLKFLYYLFIAKSKSKPLAEGGGKMTMIILAFICIIAGNPYLPIYNKPSIFNLAYNTKNIWSQFNLLLCTTLLFIPLRKLFYPRVNFKMDVDWIFRAFIPYIILLFNQLVSKTREMFASVVQNLTNPLVGLYFNNITKLKEVLSYNSVSFVSASSLFLMSILLMLLCLSR from the coding sequence GTGCAACTTTATAAATCGTCACTGTTACTTCTACTGACTGTATTAATAGTTATAGTCCTAAAGTTACCCGAAAATTTGAGCATTGCAGTAAATTGGTCTCTCCCAATTCTAGATTTTGATTTATCTTTTCGTACCATACTAATATCTTTTTTATCAGTTGCATTTTTAGCTGTTCTACCAGCACAAAATTTGACTTTTTCAGAAATGCTATCTTTTGCTGCTTACACTATTAGTTCACTTTATGCAGTTTTATCTGAACATATGATATTGGTTATAATATTCTGTGAATTAATGACCGTCAGTGCATTTTTTATTATCGCAGCTAGCTGTAGAGATAGTGGACCTGCAATAAGGTACGCTTGTGTACACTTTTTCGTTGGAGTTATATTAATAGCAGGATTGGCACTTCAAAGCACTAACCTGATAATTTTGGGTTTATTGATAAACTGCGCTTGTTTTCCTTTTTCGTTTTGGGTTGTTGATGCATATCCTGCTGCATCGCTACATGGCACCACATATCTCTCTTTATTTACCACTAAAGTCTCTTTTTTAGTGATGCTTTTACACACTTATAACCTATGGCAAGATTGTACTGAAATGTTAGCGCTTGTAGGCGCCATCACTGCAATTTACAGCATTATATTTGCTTCTCTTGAGCAAAATATTCGTAGATTTTTATGCTATAATATTGTAGGACAAATGGGCTTGCTGATTATTGCAGGAGGTTTACTCAGCCCTTCGGAAAAGGCAATACCAATTTTGATACTGCATATAATCTTCTCTCTTGTTTATCAATCATTATTGTTTGTGGTCAGCAATTCGATTATTTCACGAACAAAAACAATTAGTTTTAATGGAGTAGGCAAACTGATGTCAGTGGAAGGCATGTGTGCTATAATCGCAATACTTACAATGGCTGCATTTCCTGGAACCGCTGGATTTATTAGCAAATCATACATTACAGCCGAGATTGAAGCAAGTGGTGCTAATTTAGAAGTGTATAAAAACTTATATAAGACTCTAAATTTGCTGCTTTATTTAAGCGTGGGGCTCAAGTTTCTTTATTATTTATTTATTGCGAAAAGTAAGTCAAAACCTTTAGCAGAGGGGGGAGGAAAAATGACTATGATTATTTTAGCATTTATATGCATTATTGCTGGCAATCCTTACTTACCTATTTACAATAAGCCTTCAATTTTTAATCTTGCGTACAACACAAAAAATATTTGGTCGCAATTTAATTTATTACTATGTACCACTTTATTGTTTATTCCTTTACGCAAGTTATTTTACCCGAGAGTAAATTTTAAAATGGATGTTGATTGGATTTTTAGAGCTTTCATACCCTATATTATCTTGCTGTTCAATCAGTTAGTCTCTAAAACTAGAGAAATGTTTGCCAGCGTAGTGCAAAACTTGACTAATCCACTTGTTGGTTTATACTTTAATAATATTACTAAACTTAAAGAAGTGCTGAGTTATAACTCAGTGAGTTTTGTTTCAGCTTCTTCTCTCTTTTTAATGAGTATTCTACTAATGCTATTATGTTTAAGTCGTTAA
- the carB gene encoding carbamoyl-phosphate synthase large subunit translates to MPKRTDIESILVIGAGPIVIGQACEFDYSGTQSCKVLKSEGYKVILVNSNPATIMTDPEFSDATYIEPVLPEIIEKIIIKERPDAILPTMGGQTALNCAIKLADDGVLDKYNVELIGVNREAIKKAEDRELFRQSMDRIGLKYPKSIIIKNQEQIKKALDYVGLPAIIRSSFTLGGAGSGIAYNKEEFFNIAESALKISPINEVQIDESIIGWKEYEMEVIRDCKDNCIIVCSIENVDPMGVHTGDSITVAPALTLRDVEYQQMRNASIAVLREIDVSAGGANVQFAVNPKEDGSLVVIEMNPRVSRSSALASKATGYPIAKVVTKLAIGYSLDEIRNDCAPIIPAAFEPVIDYIVTKIPRFEFEKFKGTNCELSTSMKSVGEVMSIGRTFNESLQKAFRSLETDLTGLDEVFPENIDIDHVKSQLAKLLPNRLLIAADAMRHGISIEEINSITGYDLWFLQNIQQIILAEQKIKENGLPETAYEMLEMKKMGFSDARLAKLSNRPTSVISVPSNVIPVRDTGIQPALHAGDRVKQIEEIRKKFGIKQVYKRVDTCAAEFESSTAYMYGCYEGDVENKTECEANISDREKVVILGSGPNRIGQGIEFDYACVHAASAAKEMGYETIMINCNPETVSTDYDTADRLYFAPLIAEDVLEILSKEQENGTLVGVIVQIGGQTPLKLAKVLNERGFKILGTSFDSIDLAEDRMRFKNLALQLNLKQPENSICHSVEEALTNAEKVGFPLVIRPSYVLGGQSMSIRHDTQSFKEYVLDQTKIFEHGSLLLDKFLVNAVEVDVDAVCDGEKVFIAAVMEHIEEAGIHSGDSTCSIPTNTLSDEVIKEIKLQTERIALALEVKGLINIQFAVQENRPLAEPVCDEKFLEKVQMSTTEYSNVFEERRQALTTKLPSEIELCKRSSDVYILEVNLRASRTVPFISKVINIPIAKLATQVILGKKLNQENKPFNHFAVKAAVFPFTRFSGIDILLGPEMKSTGEVMGIDSSFEAALAKVHMAAGYKLPTEGAALVSVKDDDKEYILPVVRMLKELSFEIYATKGTALYLNNNGIAAKAVNKVREGRPHIVDMLKDGKINLVINTSKGVKSVSDSKDIRRTAILQNIAYSTTASGSKALVLAIQYVKNSKLEVKSLQQIQNI, encoded by the coding sequence ATGCCAAAACGCACAGATATAGAATCTATATTAGTAATAGGAGCAGGCCCAATAGTTATAGGTCAGGCATGTGAATTTGATTATTCCGGAACGCAAAGCTGTAAAGTATTAAAAAGCGAAGGTTATAAAGTCATTTTGGTTAACTCCAACCCCGCAACTATAATGACAGATCCTGAATTCTCTGATGCAACTTATATTGAGCCGGTACTGCCTGAAATCATAGAGAAAATTATAATTAAGGAGAGGCCAGACGCAATATTGCCAACAATGGGCGGACAAACAGCACTCAATTGTGCAATAAAACTTGCAGATGATGGAGTGTTAGACAAATACAACGTAGAATTAATAGGGGTAAATAGAGAAGCAATAAAAAAAGCAGAGGATAGAGAGTTATTCCGTCAGTCCATGGATAGAATAGGACTGAAATACCCCAAAAGTATCATTATAAAAAATCAAGAACAAATAAAAAAGGCTTTGGATTACGTTGGATTACCAGCAATTATCCGCTCATCATTCACCCTTGGTGGTGCAGGTAGTGGCATAGCATATAATAAAGAGGAGTTTTTCAATATCGCAGAAAGTGCTCTCAAAATTTCGCCAATAAATGAAGTTCAGATAGATGAATCAATTATCGGCTGGAAAGAATATGAAATGGAAGTTATCCGTGACTGCAAGGATAACTGTATAATAGTGTGTTCAATAGAAAATGTTGATCCAATGGGGGTGCACACTGGAGACAGCATAACTGTTGCTCCTGCTTTGACTCTGCGTGACGTAGAATACCAACAGATGAGAAATGCATCTATAGCAGTGCTGAGAGAAATTGATGTTAGTGCCGGTGGTGCAAATGTTCAGTTTGCAGTGAATCCTAAAGAAGATGGAAGCCTCGTTGTAATTGAAATGAATCCAAGGGTTTCTCGCTCTTCTGCACTGGCTTCGAAAGCAACAGGCTATCCTATTGCAAAAGTTGTAACTAAACTTGCTATTGGCTATTCGCTCGATGAAATACGTAACGACTGTGCTCCAATAATACCAGCAGCATTCGAACCAGTGATTGATTATATCGTCACTAAAATCCCTCGATTTGAGTTTGAGAAATTTAAGGGGACGAATTGTGAACTATCAACCTCCATGAAATCAGTGGGAGAAGTAATGTCTATAGGCCGCACTTTTAATGAGTCACTGCAGAAAGCTTTTCGTTCACTTGAAACTGATCTTACAGGACTTGATGAAGTATTTCCTGAGAACATTGATATTGATCACGTAAAATCTCAATTAGCAAAATTGCTACCAAACAGATTACTGATTGCTGCTGACGCAATGCGCCACGGAATTAGCATAGAAGAAATAAATTCGATTACAGGATATGACTTATGGTTTTTGCAGAATATACAGCAAATTATATTAGCTGAACAAAAAATCAAGGAAAATGGCCTTCCTGAGACTGCATATGAAATGTTAGAGATGAAAAAAATGGGATTTTCAGATGCAAGATTAGCAAAGTTAAGTAATAGACCTACCTCTGTCATTTCAGTACCCTCTAATGTCATCCCAGTGCGTGACACTGGGATCCAGCCAGCGTTACACGCTGGAGATCGAGTAAAACAAATCGAAGAAATAAGAAAAAAATTTGGCATTAAACAAGTTTATAAACGCGTAGACACCTGTGCAGCTGAATTTGAATCAAGCACTGCTTATATGTATGGCTGCTATGAGGGTGATGTTGAAAATAAAACGGAATGTGAGGCGAATATTTCTGACCGAGAAAAGGTTGTCATTTTAGGAAGTGGTCCAAATCGCATTGGTCAAGGTATTGAGTTTGATTATGCATGCGTACATGCAGCTTCTGCCGCCAAAGAAATGGGGTATGAAACAATAATGATCAACTGTAATCCAGAAACTGTTTCAACTGACTACGATACCGCTGATCGTTTATATTTTGCCCCACTGATTGCAGAGGATGTGCTTGAAATACTAAGTAAAGAGCAAGAAAATGGCACACTGGTTGGTGTAATAGTTCAAATAGGTGGTCAAACACCTTTAAAGTTAGCCAAAGTGCTTAACGAGAGAGGTTTCAAAATTCTGGGAACTTCGTTTGATTCTATTGACCTTGCAGAAGATCGCATGAGATTTAAAAATCTTGCTTTGCAACTTAATTTAAAACAACCTGAAAATTCTATCTGCCATTCAGTAGAAGAAGCGTTAACCAACGCAGAAAAGGTGGGGTTTCCACTAGTAATCAGGCCATCATATGTCCTCGGCGGTCAGTCTATGTCGATTAGACACGATACTCAGAGCTTTAAAGAGTACGTCTTGGATCAAACCAAAATTTTTGAACACGGGTCACTGCTTCTTGATAAATTTTTAGTCAATGCAGTTGAGGTTGACGTTGATGCTGTATGTGATGGGGAAAAAGTTTTCATTGCAGCGGTCATGGAGCACATTGAAGAAGCTGGTATTCATTCTGGCGATTCAACATGTTCAATACCGACAAATACATTGAGTGACGAAGTAATAAAAGAGATTAAGCTACAAACTGAAAGAATAGCTCTTGCACTAGAAGTGAAAGGTCTGATAAACATTCAGTTTGCTGTTCAAGAGAATAGACCTCTTGCAGAACCTGTTTGTGATGAGAAATTTTTAGAAAAAGTGCAGATGAGCACCACAGAATACTCGAATGTATTTGAGGAGCGCAGACAAGCTTTGACGACAAAATTGCCTTCAGAAATCGAGTTATGCAAGAGGTCTAGTGATGTATACATACTTGAAGTGAATTTAAGGGCTAGTCGAACCGTTCCTTTTATTTCCAAGGTAATCAATATTCCTATTGCAAAGCTTGCCACTCAGGTTATTTTGGGTAAAAAATTGAATCAGGAAAACAAGCCTTTCAATCATTTTGCAGTTAAAGCTGCTGTTTTTCCATTCACGCGCTTTTCGGGAATTGATATTCTACTTGGTCCTGAAATGAAATCAACAGGAGAAGTGATGGGAATCGACTCATCTTTCGAAGCTGCACTTGCAAAAGTGCACATGGCTGCAGGATACAAGTTACCAACAGAAGGAGCAGCTCTGGTTTCAGTAAAAGATGATGATAAAGAGTATATATTGCCTGTTGTACGAATGTTGAAAGAACTGAGTTTTGAAATATATGCAACCAAAGGTACGGCTTTGTATCTGAACAATAACGGCATTGCTGCAAAAGCTGTAAATAAAGTGAGAGAAGGCAGACCCCACATCGTTGATATGCTCAAAGATGGAAAAATAAATCTAGTGATCAATACCTCAAAAGGTGTGAAATCAGTCTCAGACAGCAAAGATATCAGGAGAACTGCTATTTTGCAAAATATAGCTTACAGCACCACAGCTTCTGGGAGTAAAGCGTTAGTGCTTGCAATTCAATATGTAAAGAATAGCAAATTGGAAGTGAAATCATTACAGCAGATACAAAACATTTAA